The Coprobacillus cateniformis DNA window GTTTTCTTCTATATGATTTTCTTCCCTTAAAGCAAAGAGAACGCATAATCCTATTTTTGGAGGTTCATATGAAATTATTTTTAGATAGTGCAAATATAGAGGAAATAAAAAGGGCTAATGAATTTGGAATTATTTGCGGAGTGACAACAAATCCATCTATAATTGCAAAAGAAGGAAAAGATTTTAAAGAAATGATTCAACAAATGACACAAATTATTGATGGTCCAATAAGTGGAGAAGTCAAGCCGACAACAGAAGAGGCCAAAGATATGATCAGAGAAGGTCGTAGTATTGCTAGTTTACATCCCAATATGGTTGTTAAATTGCCAACAACACCAGAAGGATTAAAAGCCTGTCATGTATTATCGAAGGAAGGTATTAAAACAAATTTAACACTTGTTTTCTCAGTCCCTCAAGCCTTACTTGCTGCCAGAGCAGGAGCTACTTATGTTTCACCATTTATTGGTAGAATAGATGATATTTCTATGGATGGGTTACAATTAATAAAAGATATTGCTCAAATATTTAAAATTTACAATTTATCAACGCAAATCATTTGTGCTAGCATAAGAAATGCATATCATATTATTGGATGTGCAAAAACTGGTGCTGATATAGCAACTGTTCCATATAGCATTATTGAACAAATGGTTAAACATCCTTTGACAGACAAAGGATTAGAAAAGTTCAAAAATGATTATATTGCTGTATTTGGAGAATAAAATTAGGTAATAGAAGATATAAGAGTATTGCTTTTAATTTGTATAGAGTTAAACTTTCTCTACTATGTAATAAGATGATTGACTGCATCATTATATTCAAAGAAAACTTATTTAATAATAAATCTATGTGAAGAGCAATATGAGATATAAAATACCATAAAAGATGAGAAGATATGATTTTTAGATTGATTTTAAAAAAGTATTTGATAGCATAAGAAATTCCATAAAGTAAAAAGGCAGAAATCTGCCTGCAAATGGTTCATAGGTTAATTTAAATTGGTACTTTGACAAATAGAACTAAAAAAGAAAAATTGAATTAAAAATCGTTTTATAATTTATTAAAAATGCAGTTTAAATACTGTGTTTTTTAGAAAATAAAACTAGAAGCAGATCCTTATTGTATTCTCTTACTTCCAGTTACATTCCTTCACTATTTTTTTACATATGCAATTAGACGAGCTCCTGGACCTGCATGTGTTCCAATGACTGGACCAACAAAACCATGAAGAACATCCTCAAACTTAAATTCATCACGCAATGCTTGCTCAAATTTTTCTAAGCCCTCATCATTACCTGTATATCCTATACAAATAGGTTCTTTGAAATCAATTTCACCATCTTCATGTATTAATTCAATGATTTTTGCAGTGGCTTTCACAGCCCCTCTTGCTTTAGAGAACATTTCTAGTTTTCCATCACGTAATCCAATAATTGGTTTTACTTTTAGAAGTGTTCCAGCTGCGGCAACTGTCTTAGACATTCTTCCACCTTTACAAAGATATTCTAAAGTGTCAACAAATGCGACAATACGTACACGTTCTTTATAAGCTTGTAATTCGTTGAAAATAGTTTCTGCGTCTTTTCCTTCTTCACGTAAAGCAACGGCTTTTAATACCAAAAGTCTTAAAGCTTGAGTTGCATTTAAACTATCAATAACATAAATATTTTCATATTCAGCTAAATCTTTTGCTATATTAGCACTTTGATAAGTTCCGCTAATAGTACCAGAAAGTGTCATAACAATGACACTATCACCTTTTTCTTTGGCTTCTTCATAGTAGTTTAGGAATTCTTGTGGTGAAGGTTGCGATGTTGTTGGCAGAACTTCACTTTTTTCTAATAAACTATAGAACTGATCAGGCTGTAAATCAACTCGGTCTTTATATTCTTTACCATCAATAATCACTTTTAATGGAACAATGTCAATATTTAATTCTTTTGCATAAGTAACATCTATATCAGATGTTGAATCAGTTATAATTTTAATCATTTTATTCTCCT harbors:
- the fsa gene encoding fructose-6-phosphate aldolase, which translates into the protein MKLFLDSANIEEIKRANEFGIICGVTTNPSIIAKEGKDFKEMIQQMTQIIDGPISGEVKPTTEEAKDMIREGRSIASLHPNMVVKLPTTPEGLKACHVLSKEGIKTNLTLVFSVPQALLAARAGATYVSPFIGRIDDISMDGLQLIKDIAQIFKIYNLSTQIICASIRNAYHIIGCAKTGADIATVPYSIIEQMVKHPLTDKGLEKFKNDYIAVFGE
- a CDS encoding DegV family protein yields the protein MIKIITDSTSDIDVTYAKELNIDIVPLKVIIDGKEYKDRVDLQPDQFYSLLEKSEVLPTTSQPSPQEFLNYYEEAKEKGDSVIVMTLSGTISGTYQSANIAKDLAEYENIYVIDSLNATQALRLLVLKAVALREEGKDAETIFNELQAYKERVRIVAFVDTLEYLCKGGRMSKTVAAAGTLLKVKPIIGLRDGKLEMFSKARGAVKATAKIIELIHEDGEIDFKEPICIGYTGNDEGLEKFEQALRDEFKFEDVLHGFVGPVIGTHAGPGARLIAYVKK